The following DNA comes from Chthoniobacterales bacterium.
GTTCGCCGGAATGATCTGTCTGGTGCTGATCGTGTGTTCGTATTGGGCGGTGCATGTGCAGCTTTTGCACAATGCCGACAATTATGGCGATGAATGGGGCGAGGCGTTTAAGAGTTGGGAAGGGCTCCACTCTTTTCTGAACAAGTATCTGCTCTTCGGCTGGTTCTGGCACTATTCGTGGGTGACGTTTCTGCTCTTCGCCGCGTTGATCGCTGGGGCTCAGGCATTGCGGCGGTCCGAAGGAACGGATCTCGCCTCGCTGCTGATCGGGGCCGCTGTGCTGGTGACGTTTCTGATTTGCCTCAAACTCCGCACGCCGAGTCTGAAGTCGATGTCGTTTATCGTGGTGCCGCTCGCGTTTGTGGCGATGCAGATTCTCCACCGGCTGGTATATCGGGAGGAGGCCGTGCTGGGGCCGCTGATCGCCCATGGCGCCATGGTGATCGGGGTGATCGCGCTGAGTTGGACGATCTGGAGAGGCTTTACCTACGTGCCGATCGAGAACTGGCTGGGCACGGCGCGGAAGATCCAGTCGGAGTTTCCCAAGCAGACGGGCGTTTTGGCTCCGTTCCGTCCTGAACACCTTCGGGCTTATCTGAAGTCGTCCGATTATCCGAAGGTGACGACATTTAACCGCGAGTCCTTTCTGCGCGGAGAATTGGTGGTGGTGGATTCCTCATTTCGCGACCGCGATAATTGGGATGTAAAGGTGCTGCCGAAAGGCTTCCGGACATTCGTAATTCCGCAGCAGCGTGGCGGTTACCAACGGATCTACTATTACAGATAAGGGCTCTGCAACTCCCCTCAGAAAAAGACTTGGCGCACTCGGTTTCTCCAGTCGATGCTACGCGCCTCCATGTTCTTCGCTCCCAAATACGTCAAGCAGGCTCACGAAATCGTTAAAAACGTCACCCGCCTGCTCCATTACAAGCGCGACATTCTTTCCCCGGCGGATCATGCGCGGCTGACGGCCAAAAACCGGGAGTTGCAAGCGGCGGCGCGGGCACGGGATCGCGCGAAAGTGGACCAGATCACGATGGAACTCGACTCGGAAATCGGCAAAGTCGTCCCGACCCCCTCGAACCAGGCGATCCGGGAGAATTGCGAGACGTTTCTCGTGGCCATCGTCATCGCGCTGGGCATCCGGGCGTATTTTCTCCAGCCCTTTAAGATTCCCACCGGCTCCATGCAGCCCACACTCAACGGCGTCATCGGCAAACCGCTCGCCGGCCCGCTCCCCGCCCTGCCGCAACGCATCTGGGAAACCGTCTGGAACGGGCGGAGTTACGTCGATGTCACGTCGGATCTCGACGACACGGTGGTGCAACTCCAGTCGGTGCCGTTTCTCTGGTTTTCCACGTCGAGTGTGATCGTGATGGAGAGCGGGCGGACGTATAAAGTGGGGTGTCCGCCGCAAAACTTGATCACAGATTTTGGCATTCACGCCGGCAAAGAGGTAAAGGCGGGCCAGCCGTTCGTCCACGGCGTCGTCCAGACCGGCGACCAGGTTTTCGTGGATAAATTCACCTATCATTTCCGCGCGCCGAAACGGGCCGATGTCTTCGTTTTCACCACGGATGGCATCCGGGGAATCATGGATGACCCGCGCAGCGGCGGGTTGACGCAGTTTTACATCAAGCGCCTCGGGGCGCAGCCGGGCGACAACGTGAGGATCGACGCGCCAAATCTTTTCATCAACGGCCAGATCGCCAGCGAGTGGCCGTTGCAACGCGTGATGTCGGCGCAGAATGGCTATCGCGGTTACGGAAACATCGGGCCGCTTTTGCTGCGTCATGCGGATGAGACGTTCGATGTGCCGCCGCGCAGCTATCTCGCCCTCGGCGACAATAGCTACAATTCGAGTGACAGTCGATTCTGGGGCCCGGTGCCGGAGCAAAACGTGGTGGGCCGTGGGCTGTTTGTGTATTGGCCGTTTGGCCAGCACTTCGGGCTGATTCGGTAGTCTTCCGGGAGCGCACGCGTCCCGCGTGTTCCAGCGGACGTCCCGTCCGATGGCGAAACCGGCCCTTTCGCGAGACGCAAAAGGGAACACGCGAACCGCATGCGCTCCCGAAAGCCGTTCTAGCTAGACTCCAGCATCCACTGGATGGCTTTGTCGGCTAGCTTGTCGAAGGCGATCACGGCCTGCACGAGGTGTTCTTCCTTGGTGTCCTCGATTTTATTGTGACTGATCCCGTGCAGGCTCTGGACGAACATCATCACGGTCGGAATGCCCGCTCGGGAAACTTCCGCCGCGTCGTGCAATGGCCCCGATGGCATCCGATGGGAGACGCCCGCCGTTTCCTTGATCGCCTCGTCGCAGAGTGCAATGAGACTCGGATGAAACGGCATCGGCGCGATCTGCCAGAGGCGTTCCCAGTGGACTGTGACTCCGCCCTCTTTGGCAAAGCGTTCGCTTGCCGCCTGAGCCTCGGCCAGCATCGCGGCGAGCGCGGGCGCATCGAGGTGGCGCTGGTCGAGGGTGATCCGGCACGTTTCCACGACGCTGGTGACGATCCCCGGCTGCGTCGTGCAACTCCCGATCGTGCAGACGCCGCCATGTTTCTCCGCGATCCGATAAATCTCCGGGCTCATCTGCGCCGCCGCCAGAAACGCGTCGCGCCGACGGTTCATCGGAGTGGAACCCGAATGCGCCGCCTGTCCGTGAAAGGTGATCGCGTGCCGCTCGACGCCAAACGTCCCGAGCACAGCGCCGAGCGGCAGATCGAGGTCGAGGAGCACCGGGCCTTGCTCGATGTGGAGTTCGAGATAAGCGGCGGCGTTTTTGAGCTCGCGGCCCGATTCCTTCACCTTTTCAAAATCAATCCCGTGCCGCGCAATCGCTTCCGGCAGCGGAGTTCCATCCTTATCGACGAGGCCGCGGGCTTCATTCATATCGAGCGATCCAGAGCAGGCGGAGGAGCCGAAAAGACTTTTCCCAAAGCGTGCGCCCTCTTCATCCGCCCAATCTACCAGGCGCACCGTGACGGGAAGCGCGTCACCATATTCGGCATGGAGCCGCCGCAAAATCTCCACGCCGGCGAGGACATTCAGGCAACCATCGAGCCAGCCGCCATTCGGCACGGAGTCGATGTGACCGCCGATGAGCAGCGTCTTTTCCGACGCGCCGCGCAGGGTGCTCCAGAGATTGCCGGCCTCATCCTGATGCAACTCGACTGGCAGCCTGGCGAGTTTTTCCCGGAGAAACTGCCGCGCCGCGCTCCACACCGGAGTGAAGGCCACACGCTGGGCTCCATTTTCATCGCCGGTGAGCGCCCGAAGTTCTTGGAGTTCGGCAATCGTGCGCTGCGGATTCACCGGGCTTTTCATGGCACCAATGCTGCTACATGAGAGGGAAAACTCAACCAATATTTATTTAAATACAATATCGACGAACAGTTGGTTAGGAGCCAGTCTGTGAGAACAACAAACATGTTAACCCAGGCTGGAAATGGCAGTAAAAGCGGCGCGCTGAAAACCGATGTCTGCATCATCGGCAGCGGCCCGGCTGGAATAACGATTGCCCGCGAACTCGCCCGCACGGGTCAGCGCATTTTCATCGTCGAATCGGGCGCGGAAACGGACACGCCGCCCGCCTCGGAACTGAATCGCGGCACGGTGGATTCGCCGCAGGGTTACCCTGCTAATGTTTTGCAAGAGGGACGTCGACGGCAGATGGGCGGCTCGGCCAATCTGTGGAATCACGAGCCGCGCGGGCAGAAGGATAAATTCATCCGCTGCGTGCCGCTCGACGCGGTCGATTTCGAGGAACGCGACTGGGTGCCGAACAGCGGCTGGCCATTTTCCAGAGCCGAGTTGGATCCGTATTACGAGCGGGCGCAGCGGGCGTTCGGCATTGGGGCGTTTGATTATTCGTCGAAGGCCTGGCAGGGCAGCGACCCGGCGGCGCAGGCGCTGGAGTTGGGTGGAATGGAGAGCTCGGTCTCGCAGTTTGGGTTGCCGCGCCACTTTTTGCAGGACGCTTTTGCGGAACTTGGCCAGGCGAAAAACGTCCGCTTCTTTCTGCAAACCAACCTGCTCAGTCTGGAGCGGGAAGCGACTTCGGGCCGGATCATTTCCGCAGAAGTATCGGACTCGACTGGCAGCCAGTTTCGGATCCAGGCGGATACGTTTGTCCTTGCAGCGGGCGGACTCGAAAACCCGCGCATCCTGCTGCTGAACGACGCGGCGCAGGCGGGTGGTCTAGGCAACCAGAACGACATGGTGGGCCGCTGTTTCATGGATCATCCGTCGATCACGCTCGGCACATTGCTCCCGCACTCGGCTGCACTTTTTGACCACGCCTGCTTCTACGATCAGCGCGTGGTCAATGGCCAGCCGGTGATGGGAAAACTCCAGCTTCGCTCCGACGTGATGCGTCGGGAGAAGCTGCTCAATCTCTACTCCGTGCTCGTGCCGCGCTTCCGCGACCTGCATTCCAATCTGCCGTTCATCCTCAAGGAATTGCTCATCAAAGGGCCGCAGTTTCTCTCGCGTCAGCGGCACTTGAACGATTGCCATCACACTCCCGATCAGCATCCCGAGGCGGCGTTGCCGATTCGTCAGCGGCTGCTCGAAGGTTATTTTTCCGAGTGCTACTGCGGCTGGTCGCAACTCGGAAACAAGGCGAAGCGGTTCGGCGATTTCCGCGTGCGCGCATTGGTCGAGCTGGCACCGGACCGCGACAATCGCGTGATGCTCGGCGAGGAGACGGATCGTTTCGGCCAGCCGAAAATGAAGGTCGTCTGGCGCTGGAACGAACTCGACTTGCGCAGCATTCGACGCACCCAGGAAATCTTTCGAGACGAGCTGGCGGCCATCGGGAAATTCACGCCCGTCGAGGAAGGGACGCCGGATTTTCCCCGTTCCTTTTACAGCACGCACCACTTCATGGGCACCACGCGGATGCACGACGATCCGAGTCAGGGCGTGGTCGATGCGCATTGCCAGTTGCATGGGACAAAGAATCTTTTCATCGCCGGCAGCTCGGTGTTTCCGACCGGCGGCTGCGCGAACCCGACGCTCACCTTGGTCGCGCTGGCCATTCGTCTGTCGGATCATTTGAAATCCAGAACGGCAGCGATTTCGGTGAAGCCGGGTTTGAGCGAAGTCATCCCGGTCACGGCCGTTTCCTGAGTTGAAGTCGACTCGTTAGACCGCTGGCTTTTGCGCTGCCAGAACCTGCGGCAGAAACTCGCCACCGGCGGGCACGAGCGTGATGTCGGCCTTGCTCGCCACGAGACGCTCCACTTCCAGCACATCGAAGAGCACTTCGGCCACCCGTTTATCCTGGGAGATTTGCTCCAGCGCGCCGCCGACGATTTGCGGGCGCAATGCCGCGGCCTTGGCAAACTCGATCGCCGCCTGACGTTCCGCCGTGCTGGTGATCACGCTCACTTGGTTGGCTCCGTCCTGCTTGATCGCCGAGGTGACCTGACGCAGGCGGTTGACGACTTTGCTTTCGATCTGCTTGATCATCTCGAAGTCGCGGAAATGGACTTTGCGGATATAAACCGAACCCAGCTTGTAGCCCCATTCCTGCGAGGACGCGGTCACTTCCTCACGGACGGTCAGGCTCATTTGGTGGCGGTTTTCCAGCATGTCGCCGAGTTTCATATTGCTCAGGCAACGCACCGTCGCACTGCTGACATTGGCAGCGAGAGAGCCGCGCGGATTGGCGTTGCGGAACAGATAAGCCACCGGGTCGCTGACGAACATTTCATACCAGATTCCGATGCCCATCGGGGCGCCTTCCTCGGAGTTCACCGGCTGGCTGCGCAGATACGCCTGGTCGAGACGCAGGTCGAGGACGTGACATTTCCCCAGCCAATGCACGATGAGCGCGGCGGGTCCGAGCTTGAAAAGCAGGATATGAAATCCCGGCTCGTCGAGGATACCGATGACCTTGCCAAAGAGCACGTAAACGTGGGCGCGGCGCTCCTCGATAATGACGTAACCGCCGAGCAAACGCAGCACGGCCAGAAACATCGGCATGGCGATGAACATGCCAAAGAAGGCGACTGCCATCGCAATCAGAAAATAAGAAAAACTATTCACGTTCGACCTCCAGGATGGCGCGTTTGGCGTTGTCAAACAGTCGCAGGCGCACGCTGCGGCGGTAGGATTCGAGGGCGTTTTTGCCTTTGGCTTTCAATTCCTGAAGCTGGTTGGCGAGCGCCAGAAGCGGCTCCAACTCGGCTTGCACTTTGAGCGTCTCGATTTCCACGGCGCGCTTCGAGAGGACGATCTTCTGGTCCGCCGAAGCGTGCGCGAGACTGATGTCGGAGGAAACGTGGTTGTGCGCGGTGTTGATCGCGGCCAGAGCCGACTCGACCTCCGGCGGTGGGTCGATGCCGGTGATGAGCGACGCCTCCAGTTGAATGCCGTAACGCGCCGCCGACGTGCCGCATTCCTGCTCCATGCGGTCGTTGAGATCGCGCAGGTTCTTGCGCAAGTCATTAATGGAAACCCCGGCGATGCTGAGGGTGTTGGCGGGGTTGGCCTCCTCGACGATGACGATGGGCGGCGCCTCGAAATTTGCGATGCGCTCGCGGAGAACGCTGATGAAATAACCCATCACGTGGATGATCGGATTGCGCACGGCGAAGAGGTAGGCGTAGAGGTTGCGCTCGTCGGCTTTGTAGCGAATCTGGCCGGTGAGCCCGGTGTTCAGTTGATCCTTCGTCACCGCATCCAAGATGGTGCCGTTCTGGTTCGCCTCAGGCGTTTCCAAGTCGTAGGCCATGCTGATCGTCTGCGTGGCGATGGGCACTTTATAGACGCGCTCCCACGGCCATTTGAAATACGGACCGCCGGGCGGGATGACGCGGAGTTGCGGGTAATTGTAGCGCTCGCGTTCCTCGGCATTGAGCCCCGCCGCCATCGGATCGCTCCCGGTAAAACCACCGAGCCGCTGGGCGCGACCGAAGCTGGTTTTCACCGCCCGCTCGCCTTGGTTGACGGTGTAAATGCCCGCCGCCAGATAGCGCACGAGAAACCAAAGAACGAAACCAAAGAAGAGTCCGGCAGGTATCATGATGTGCGAGTAGTAGGACGATGCGGATGGCATTCCAAGCACCTTTTTTCACCGGAAAGATCATTGACCCTTCGCACTGTCACTGGTTGGTTGCGGGGATGTTGCGCTCGATCGGAAATGCCCTCGCCTTGCTGGCGCTCATTTTCATTTGCGGGCTGCACCTGGCCGTTTTGCAGGGTGTGGCCTCGATGCGGATGGTGGTGAATTATTCCAAGTCCGCCACTTTTTCCGAGGGCCTTATTAAAGCGCTGGACGGCGAACATCCCTGCGCGATGTGTCTGAAGATTCGCAAAACCCAGGGCGACGAGAACAAGAAGTCTGAGGCCATCGGCTACTCGCAAAAGAAATCCGAGGCCGCCATTCTCCTCACTTCGGCCCAGGTTCCAGTTCCATTGGTATCGCAGTCGGACTACGCCGGTTTCGTAGAGAAAATGGGCAGCCGCACGCTCAAACCGGCATTACGCCCACCGCGAAACGCGGACGTCTAACCATTCCGTTCTGCTTTCCCAGCATCGCTGCCGTGCAGTGATGTTAGTGCCCGCTCATTCTGCGGGTGCGCCGTGCTTTGGCACATCCACATCTAACTCCTTTTTTTAATTATGAAACTTTCTCTATTCCTCACATTCATTCTTCTCAATGCCTCCACCCAAGCCTGCGACCTTTGCGGGTGCTACATCTCCACTCTGCGAGCGGCCAGATCCACCGACCACGGCTTTCAGGCCAGCGTCGCGGAGCAATTCACCCATTTCGGCTCCATTCGGATCGACGGCCATGAAGTCGCGGACCCGAGCGGTCAATATCTGGATAGCTCCATCACGCAGCTCGTCGTTGGCCAAAGCTTTTTGCGGAACCGGCTCCTGCTCCAGACGAATCTCCCCACCATTTACCGCGACTATAAACGCCCCGACGGCGACGGCGTCGAGCGCGGTCACGAATCTGGTTTTGGCGACGCCTCGCTCCTCGCCAGCTACGAGGTTTTTCGCCATGCCTCTCAGAACGACAATCCGGAAGAACCGACCCATCAATTCCTCTTCACCACGCGCTTAAATGGCGGCATCAAATTTCCCACGGGCGACGCCCATCGCCTGAGCGAAGAATTTGCCGAGGGTCATGAGGCTGAGCACGCCGATGACGCCGAGCATTCGCACGAGGCGGCCAGCGGCATCCACGGCCACGATCTCGCGCTCGGCACCGGCTCTTACGACGCGCTTTTTGGAGGGGAAATTTACGCACGCATGGACCGGTTTTTCTTCGAAGCCGATGCGCAATTTACCCTGCGCGGCGATGGCCGGTATTCCTATCATTACGCCAACGATCTCACCTGGAGCTGCGGGTGGGGAGGTTATTTGCTAGAGCGTCGGGACGCCTCGATCACTCTACAGGCCGTCGTTTCTGGAGAGTATAAAGACACCGATCGTTTCCAAGGCCGCGTGGCCGAGGACACCGGCATCACGGCGGTGTATCTGGGGCCTAAAATTGTGGCTAGCTACAAACGCGTCACAGCCGAGTTAGGTTTCGATCTGCCGGTGCTGCTCGACAACACCGCCTTGCAAATCGTCCCCGCCTACCGCCTGCGCGCGGCGGTTAGTTTCCATTTTTAGATCTCCCCGACGCGGATGCAGGCGGCGAGTTGATGCGACACGTATTGGATCAACGGCGGCACGCGGCCTTTGCAGGGCTCGATGGCGTAGGGACAACGCGGATGAAACGGGCAGCCGGCGGGCGGATGGATCAACGATGGCGGATCGCCACTGACGATGATCCGCTGGCGCAGTCGTTCGCGGTCGGGATCGGGAATCGGGATCGCGCTGACGAGGGCGCGCGTGTAGGGATGGAGCGGTTTTTCGACGACTTGCACGACAGGTCCTATCTCGACGATGCGCCCGGAATACATCACGGCGATGCGGTCGCTGATGTGTTTCACGACGGACAAATCGTGCGAGATAAAGATCAAAGTCAGCCCCATTTCGCGGGTGAGCTGGGCGAGCAAATTGAGGATTTGTGCCTGGATGGAAACGTCGAGCGCGGAGACGGGTTCGTCGGCGACGATGAGCTGCGGCTTCACCGCCAGGGCGCGGGCGATGGCGATGCGCTGGCGCTGGCCGCCGCTGAATTCGTGCGGGTATTTATTCATCGCGCTGGCGGGCAAACCGACCTTCGCCATCAGCTCTCGCACCGCTGGTTCTAACTTCGCGCGCGGGATGCGCTCATGGGCGGTCATGGCCTCGGCGAGCGTGTCACGGACGGTCATGCGCGGGTTGAGCGTGGCGTAGGGGTCCTGAAAGATCATCTGGAACTTCGCCCGCTCCCGGCGCAACCGGCTGCCGGAGAGTTTCCCTAGGTTTTCGCCGCCGAGAACCACTGTGCCGTCGGTCGCGCGGAGGAGTTGAATAATCGTGCGCCCGAGGGTGGATTTGCCGCAGCCCGATTCACCGACGAGACCGAGAACCTCGCCTTTTTGCAGGGTGATATTGACCCCATCGACGGCTTTGACCGCGCCGGTTTGGCGTTTGAAGAAGAGTCCGCTCTCGACTGGAAAATGCATTTTCAGGTCGCGGACTTCGAGGAGCGTTTCGGGTTTTTTCGCCATAACGATCTAACTCAACTGGATTTCGCCCTGCTGCACGCGCAGGCAGGCGCTGCCCTGGCCGGGCCGGGTTTCGAGCAATTGCACAGGCGTCTCCCGGCATTTCTCCAGGACAAATTCGCAGCGCGGCGCAAACGGACAACCGGGCAGCGGCTGGGTGAGACTCGGCGGCGCGCCGGGGATGGTGAATAGCTCTTTTCCCTTCGGCTGAAGCGCGGGGATGGATTTTTGCAGGGCGCGATTATACGGGTGCTGCGGCTGGTAAAAAATGTCGCGCACGGAGCCGGTTTCGACGATCCGCCCGGCATACATCACGAGCACGCGGTCGCAGAAATTGGAGACGATGCCGAGGTCGTGCGTGACGAAGATCACGGCCATGCCCTTGCGCTTTTGCAGGGCGCGAATGAGTTCGAGAATTTGCGCCTGCACGGTGACGTCGAGCGCGGTGGTCGGTTCGTCGGCAATGAGCAATTCGGGCTGGGTGATCAGCGCCATGGCGATCATCACGCGCTGCCG
Coding sequences within:
- a CDS encoding hydantoinase/carbamoylase family amidase, with protein sequence MKSPVNPQRTIAELQELRALTGDENGAQRVAFTPVWSAARQFLREKLARLPVELHQDEAGNLWSTLRGASEKTLLIGGHIDSVPNGGWLDGCLNVLAGVEILRRLHAEYGDALPVTVRLVDWADEEGARFGKSLFGSSACSGSLDMNEARGLVDKDGTPLPEAIARHGIDFEKVKESGRELKNAAAYLELHIEQGPVLLDLDLPLGAVLGTFGVERHAITFHGQAAHSGSTPMNRRRDAFLAAAQMSPEIYRIAEKHGGVCTIGSCTTQPGIVTSVVETCRITLDQRHLDAPALAAMLAEAQAASERFAKEGGVTVHWERLWQIAPMPFHPSLIALCDEAIKETAGVSHRMPSGPLHDAAEVSRAGIPTVMMFVQSLHGISHNKIEDTKEEHLVQAVIAFDKLADKAIQWMLESS
- a CDS encoding GMC family oxidoreductase, with protein sequence MLTQAGNGSKSGALKTDVCIIGSGPAGITIARELARTGQRIFIVESGAETDTPPASELNRGTVDSPQGYPANVLQEGRRRQMGGSANLWNHEPRGQKDKFIRCVPLDAVDFEERDWVPNSGWPFSRAELDPYYERAQRAFGIGAFDYSSKAWQGSDPAAQALELGGMESSVSQFGLPRHFLQDAFAELGQAKNVRFFLQTNLLSLEREATSGRIISAEVSDSTGSQFRIQADTFVLAAGGLENPRILLLNDAAQAGGLGNQNDMVGRCFMDHPSITLGTLLPHSAALFDHACFYDQRVVNGQPVMGKLQLRSDVMRREKLLNLYSVLVPRFRDLHSNLPFILKELLIKGPQFLSRQRHLNDCHHTPDQHPEAALPIRQRLLEGYFSECYCGWSQLGNKAKRFGDFRVRALVELAPDRDNRVMLGEETDRFGQPKMKVVWRWNELDLRSIRRTQEIFRDELAAIGKFTPVEEGTPDFPRSFYSTHHFMGTTRMHDDPSQGVVDAHCQLHGTKNLFIAGSSVFPTGGCANPTLTLVALAIRLSDHLKSRTAAISVKPGLSEVIPVTAVS
- a CDS encoding SPFH domain-containing protein, which produces MPSASSYYSHIMIPAGLFFGFVLWFLVRYLAAGIYTVNQGERAVKTSFGRAQRLGGFTGSDPMAAGLNAEERERYNYPQLRVIPPGGPYFKWPWERVYKVPIATQTISMAYDLETPEANQNGTILDAVTKDQLNTGLTGQIRYKADERNLYAYLFAVRNPIIHVMGYFISVLRERIANFEAPPIVIVEEANPANTLSIAGVSINDLRKNLRDLNDRMEQECGTSAARYGIQLEASLITGIDPPPEVESALAAINTAHNHVSSDISLAHASADQKIVLSKRAVEIETLKVQAELEPLLALANQLQELKAKGKNALESYRRSVRLRLFDNAKRAILEVERE
- a CDS encoding oligopeptide/dipeptide ABC transporter ATP-binding protein; the encoded protein is MAKKPETLLEVRDLKMHFPVESGLFFKRQTGAVKAVDGVNITLQKGEVLGLVGESGCGKSTLGRTIIQLLRATDGTVVLGGENLGKLSGSRLRRERAKFQMIFQDPYATLNPRMTVRDTLAEAMTAHERIPRAKLEPAVRELMAKVGLPASAMNKYPHEFSGGQRQRIAIARALAVKPQLIVADEPVSALDVSIQAQILNLLAQLTREMGLTLIFISHDLSVVKHISDRIAVMYSGRIVEIGPVVQVVEKPLHPYTRALVSAIPIPDPDRERLRQRIIVSGDPPSLIHPPAGCPFHPRCPYAIEPCKGRVPPLIQYVSHQLAACIRVGEI
- a CDS encoding ABC transporter ATP-binding protein; the encoded protein is MPLLDVRHLTTHFHTRAGIVRAVSDVSFSLEPGETLGIVGESGSGKSVTCYSLMGLIPQPPGRIENGSALFYDTDLLHASRAELQSIRGKRISMIFQDPMTSLNPYLRVEDQLIEPLLIHEKIDRKTAVGRGIAALEEVGIQDAAKRIRFYPHQFSGGMRQRVMIAMALITQPELLIADEPTTALDVTVQAQILELIRALQKRKGMAVIFVTHDLGIVSNFCDRVLVMYAGRIVETGSVRDIFYQPQHPYNRALQKSIPALQPKGKELFTIPGAPPSLTQPLPGCPFAPRCEFVLEKCRETPVQLLETRPGQGSACLRVQQGEIQLS
- the lepB gene encoding signal peptidase I codes for the protein MLRASMFFAPKYVKQAHEIVKNVTRLLHYKRDILSPADHARLTAKNRELQAAARARDRAKVDQITMELDSEIGKVVPTPSNQAIRENCETFLVAIVIALGIRAYFLQPFKIPTGSMQPTLNGVIGKPLAGPLPALPQRIWETVWNGRSYVDVTSDLDDTVVQLQSVPFLWFSTSSVIVMESGRTYKVGCPPQNLITDFGIHAGKEVKAGQPFVHGVVQTGDQVFVDKFTYHFRAPKRADVFVFTTDGIRGIMDDPRSGGLTQFYIKRLGAQPGDNVRIDAPNLFINGQIASEWPLQRVMSAQNGYRGYGNIGPLLLRHADETFDVPPRSYLALGDNSYNSSDSRFWGPVPEQNVVGRGLFVYWPFGQHFGLIR
- a CDS encoding SPFH domain-containing protein yields the protein MAVAFFGMFIAMPMFLAVLRLLGGYVIIEERRAHVYVLFGKVIGILDEPGFHILLFKLGPAALIVHWLGKCHVLDLRLDQAYLRSQPVNSEEGAPMGIGIWYEMFVSDPVAYLFRNANPRGSLAANVSSATVRCLSNMKLGDMLENRHQMSLTVREEVTASSQEWGYKLGSVYIRKVHFRDFEMIKQIESKVVNRLRQVTSAIKQDGANQVSVITSTAERQAAIEFAKAAALRPQIVGGALEQISQDKRVAEVLFDVLEVERLVASKADITLVPAGGEFLPQVLAAQKPAV